The Planktothrix serta PCC 8927 region GCCGATGAAGCTCCGGTAACCGTTGGCGTTTAATCCCAGTAATCAGTAATCACCTCATCAGTTTAGAAAAAAGTTTTTAGTAAACAGTCTATTAAATACTTAGCTCTTATACTGATTAATGATTACTGATTCCTACCTTCCCTTATTTGCTATTTATTATTTCCTACACACTCAACAGAGGTAGACATGACTCCTATCGATTCTACTACTCTTGACTCTCAAGAATTAGTTGTTGACAAAAAAGAACTGATTAAAGAAGCCATAGAACTTTATCCCGATAAAGCCAAGAAAAAACGGGAAAAACATCTTAACGTTTTTGAAGAAGGAAAATCCGATTGTGGCGTTAAGTCGAATATTAAATCCGTCCCGGGTTCTATGACCACTCGCGGTTGCGCTTATGCGGGTTCTAAAGGGGTGGTTTGGGGGCCGATTAAAGACATGATTCATATTAGTCATGGCCCCGTCGGTTGCGGTTATTATTCTTGGTCAGGTCGGCGGAATTACTACATTGGGACTACGGGCATTGATACCTTTGGGACAATGCAATTTACCTCGGATTTCCAAGAACGAGATATCGTGTTTGGTGGCGATAAAAAACTCGCTAAACTGATTACGGAACTGGATGAATTATTCCCTTTAAATAGAGGAGTTTCAATTCAGTCTGAATGTCCGATTGGTTTAATTGGAGATGACATCGAAGCTGTTGCTAGAAAAGCTAGTAAAGAAATTGGTAAAACTGTTGTTCCTGTCCGTTGTGAAGGCTTCCGAGGTGTGTCTCAATCTTTAGGACACCACATTGCTAATGACACGGTACGGGATTGGGTATTCCCTCAAGCTGACAAGAAAAAGAAAGAATTAGGCATTGAAGGTACCCCCTACGATGTTGCTATTATCGGAGACTACAATATCGGTGGAGATGCTTGGTCAAGCCGGATTCTTTTAGAAGAAATGGGTTTACGAGTGGTGGCGCAGTGGTCGGGAGATGGCACCCTCCACGAAATGATGATGAGTCCTACGGTGAAAATGAATTTAGTTCACTGCTATCGCTCAATGAACTATATTACCCGTCACATGGAAGAAGCTTATGGAATTCCTTGGTTAGAATATAACTTCTTTGGCCCAACTCAAATTGCGGCATCTCTACGGGAAATTGCCAGTAAATTTGACGAAAAAATTCAAGAGAATGCCGAAAAAGTTATTGCTAAATACGAACCCCAAACCAAAGCGGTACTAGATAAATTCTCTCCCCGGTTAAAAGATAAAACTGTGGCGTTAATGGTAGGAGGTTTACGTCCGCGCCACGTTGTTCCTGCTTTCCATGATTTGGGAATGAGATTGATTGGGACGGGTTATGAATTTGGTCACAATGATGACTACAAACGCACAACTCATTATATCGAAGACGGTACGTTAATTTATGATGACGTTTCTGCTTATGAGTTTGAACATTTTGTTAAAGAATTGAAACCGGATTTAATTGCTTCTGGAATTAAAGAGAAGTATGTTTTCCAAAAAATGGCTCTTCCTTTCCGTCAGATGCACTCTTGGGATTATTCTGGCCCCTATCATGGTTATGACGGTTTTGCTATCTTCGCGCGCGATATGGATTTAGCCCTGAATAGTCCGACTTGGGGATTAATTGGCGCTCCTTGGAAAAAGTAAACAGTTAATAGTTATCAGTAATCAGTGAAGAGTTAATCGTTTTTGGCTAAAAATTAAAAACCCAAGACTCCTAACTGATGACTGATGACTGATAACTGATTACTAATTACTAATTTATTGATTATTGGAGATTGAGTCATGCCACAGGACAATATAGACCAAATTCAAGACCACGTTACTTTATTCCACCAGGAAGAATATCAACAGTTATTTGCCGGGAAAAAAGAATTTGAAGGCGGACATAGCCCAGAAGAAGTCGCCCGGATTGCGGAATGGACAAAAACCTGGGAATATCGGGAACAAAACTTTTCACGGGAAGCCTTAACCGTCAACCCCGCCAAAGCTTGTCAACCGTTAGGGGCAATTTTAGCCGCCGTTGGCTTTGAAGGCACTCTCCCCTTTGTCCACGGTTCTCAAGGCTGTGTGGCTTACTTCCGCTCTCACTTTACTCGCCACTTTAAAGAACCCTTTTCGGCAGTATCATCTTCTATGACTGAGGATGCGGCGGTATTTGGCGGACAAAATAATATGATTGAAGGGTTAGCAACCTCCTACAATCTCTACAAACCCAAAATGATTGCGGTGTGTACGACTTGTATGGCAGAAGTCATTGGAGATGACTTGCAAGCCTTTATTAATAATTCCAAAGCGGCTAATTCTGTTCCTCAAGACTATCCCGTTCCCTACGCCCATACCCCTAGTTTTGTCGGTTCCCATATCACGGGTTACGACAACATGATGAAAGGAATTTTATCTAATCTAACGGAGGGTAAAAAAGCCGAAACCACCAACGGCAAAATTAACTTTATTCCCGGTTTTGAAACCTATATTGGCAACCTGCGGGAAGTCAAACGAATTGCCGAATTAATGGGAATTAACTATACCCTATTAGCAGATAATTCCGAGTATTTAGATTCCCCCAATACCGGCGAATACAAAATGTATCCCGGTGGCACTCCCTTAACAGAAGCAGCCGATTCTATTAATGCCGAAGCTACTATTGCTTTACAATCCTATTCCACCACTAAAACCCGTGATTATATCAATAGTGAATGGAAGCAACCTACCTATGTCAATCGTCCGATTGGAATTCGGGGAACTGATGAATTCTTGATGAAATTATCGGCTTTAACGGGTAAACCCATTCCGGCTGAATTAGAAGATGAACGGGGACGGGCAGTAGACGCACTGACGGATTCTCAATCCTGGTTACATGGCAAACGAGTCGCCATGTATGGAGACCCGGATTTAGTAATTGGTTTAACTCAATTCCTATTAGAAATTGGGGCGGAACCGGTGCATATTTTAGTGAGCAATAGCAATAATGCTTTTGAAGCTGAATTGCAAGCTATTCTCGATGCTAGTCCCTTTGGAAAAGGCGCGACAATCTGGGGTGGAAAAGATTTATGGCATCTGCGTTCGCTGTTATTTACTGAACCCGTAGATTTATTAATTGGTAATTCCTACGGCAAGTATTTATGGCGGGATACCAAAACACCTTTAGTGCGAATTGGCTATCCGATTTTTGATCGTCACCACCTGCACCGTTATTCTACTTACGGTTATCAAGGGGCAATTAATTTACTAAATTGGATTGTGAATACCCTGCTTGATGAACTAGATCGCAATACCATTATTCCCTCCAAAACCGATATTTCTTACGACTTAATTCGGTAATTTCTACATCGGGAAAAGGAAAAAATTATCTAAAAATTCCTTTTCCCTTGATCTAAATTCTGTTCACCTTATTCGATGCTTGGAGTCATGATGGCTACTCTGCTTCATACACACGATATCCATAGTCATAACCATCAGTTTGTACCCCAAAAAAATCGGGGAATTGACCTTTTATTTCCCCTGCGGCGTTGGGTGGATGGATTAGCTGTAAACAACCGCCAAATTGCCCATTGGATTTGCCAAGTTATTCCCTGTTGCTGTCCGTTTGAACGGGATATTAATCTTTTTGGAAATACCTATCATATTCCGCCCCTGTGCAAGTTGAATCCTTTGTATAACGAGTTAGTGGGGTTACGGTTTCGCGCCCTGAGTTATCTAGCAGATGTTTGTTTAGAAGATATTACCCCCTACATTTGCTAATAGGAATTAGCGTAAAACTATGAAGATTACTCCAGGTAAAATTAACGAACTTCTCAGTGAACCCGGTTGTGAACATAATCACAAACCGGGGGAGAAAAAAAAGAAAGCCTGCCAACAACAAGCCGAACCGGGTGCAGCCCAAGGCGGATGTGCCTTTGATGGCGCCATGATTACCTTAGTCCCAATTACCGACGTCGCCCATCTCGTCCACGGCCCCATTGCCTGTGCCGGAAATTCCTGGGGAAGTCGGGGCAGTCTTTCCTCTGGTTCCCACATTTATAAAATGGGATTTACCACAGATTTAAGTGAGAATGATGTGATTTTTGGAGGAGAGAAAAAACTCTACACTGCCATTTTAGACGTTCAACAACGCTACCAACCCGCCGCCGTTTTTGTCTATTCCACCTGCGTCACCGCCTTAATTGGAGATGACTTAGATGCGGTTTGTGCCGCGGCGGCTAAAAAGCTGGGAACTCCAGTAATTCCGATTAATTCCCCCGGTTTTATTGGCAGTAAAAACTTAGGAAATCGCGTCGGTGGCGAATCTTTATTAGAATATGTGATTGGTACCGCCGAACCGGAATTTACCACCCCCTTTGATATCAATTTAATCGGGGAATATAATATCGCTGGAGAACTTTGGGAGGTTCTACCTTTATTTGAAAAATTGGGCATTCGTGTCCTCTCTAAAATGAGCGGAGATGCTCGTTATCATGAAATTTGTTATGCCCATCGGGCTAAATTAAACGTTACAATTTGCTCCAAAGCTTTAATTAATATTGCTAGAAAAATGGAGGAACGCTATGGAATTCCCTATATTGAAGAATCATTCTATGGCGTAGAAGATATCAATCGCTGCTTACGCAATATCGCCCAAAAATTAGGAGATTTATCCTTACAAACTAAAGTCGAACAACTAATAGCAGAAGAAACGGAAAAATTAAACACCGAATTAGCTTATTATCGAGAACGACTTAAAGGCAAACGAGTTGTGCTTTACACCGGAGGCGTGAAAAGTTGGTCAATTATTTCCGCGGCTAAAGACCTAGGGATGGAAGTTGTCGCCACCAGTACCAAAAAAAGTACCGAGGAAGATAAAGCTAAAATTCGTACCTTATTAGGGGCAGAAGGCATCCTCATGGAAAAAGGCAATGCCGCAGAATTAATTAAAGTTATTGCCCAAACTAAAGCCGATATGTTAATCGCCGGCGGTCGAAATCAATATACGGCTTTAAAAGCTAAAATTCCGTTTTTAGATATTAACCAAGAACGCCACCATTCCTATGCCGGATATACGGGGATGGTGGCTATGGCTAGAGAATTAGAAGAAGCCCTCTATAGCCCGATTTGGTCACAGGTTCGCCAACCCGCTCCTTGGGATTTAGAGGAGGTACTTTAACATGGCTGCTGTTATTTCTCGACAAAAATCCGTATCGGTAAATCCTCTTAAACAAAGCCAACCTTTAGGAGCTACTTTAGCTTTTTTAGGACTTAAAGGCATGATGCCTTTATTACATGGCTCCCAAGGTTGTACGGCTTTTGCTAAGGTTTCTTTAGTTCGACATTTTCGAGAAGCGATTCCTTTAGCGACAACCGCCATGACCGAAGTAACTACAATTTTAGGAGGAGAAGATAATATTGAACAAGCGATTTTAACCTTAGTGGAAAAATCCCAACCGCAAATTATTGGTTTGTGTACAACCGGACTCACTGAAACCCGGGGAGATGACATGGAAGGGATTTTGAAAAATGTCCGCAAACGTCACCCAGAATTATACGATTTACCGATTGTTTTTGTCTCCGCTCCTGACTTTCGAGGTGCCTTACAAGATGGTTTTGCTGCGGCTGTTGAAAGCCTAATGCGGGAACTTCCCCAACCCGGTGAAACTCGCCCCCAACAAGTCACTTTATTAATGAGTTCTGCCTTTAGTCCTGGGGATGTTCAAGAACTCAAAGAAATTACCGCCGCTTTTGGATTAATTCCAATTGTTGTTCCCAATTTATCCGCTTCTTTAGATGGTCATTTGGATGATTCCTATAGTTCGGTAACTACCGGAGGAACTACCTTAGCCGAACTCCGAGAAATTGGCAGTTCTGTGTATACTTTAGCCTTTGGAGAAAGTATGCGCGCCAGTGCCCAAATTCTGGAAAAACGGTTTGGAATTCCCTTTGAAGTCTTTCCCCAAATTAGCGGTTTAGGCGCCGTTGATGAGTTGTTACAAGGACTATCTGACTTAAGTGGAATTGCGGTTCCCGAAAAATATCGCTACCAACGTCGTCAGTTACAAGACGCGATGTTAGACACCCATTTCTACTTTGGACACAAGCGGGTTTGTTTAGCTTTAGAACCCGATTTGTTATTCGCCCGGGTGGGATTATTAATGGCGATGGGGGCAGAAATTCAAGCCGCCGTCACCACTACTAAATCCCCAATTTTGGAAACATTACCCATTGAAACGGTAATTATTGGGGATTTAGAAGACTTTGAAGACT contains the following coding sequences:
- the nifD gene encoding nitrogenase molybdenum-iron protein alpha chain; this encodes MTPIDSTTLDSQELVVDKKELIKEAIELYPDKAKKKREKHLNVFEEGKSDCGVKSNIKSVPGSMTTRGCAYAGSKGVVWGPIKDMIHISHGPVGCGYYSWSGRRNYYIGTTGIDTFGTMQFTSDFQERDIVFGGDKKLAKLITELDELFPLNRGVSIQSECPIGLIGDDIEAVARKASKEIGKTVVPVRCEGFRGVSQSLGHHIANDTVRDWVFPQADKKKKELGIEGTPYDVAIIGDYNIGGDAWSSRILLEEMGLRVVAQWSGDGTLHEMMMSPTVKMNLVHCYRSMNYITRHMEEAYGIPWLEYNFFGPTQIAASLREIASKFDEKIQENAEKVIAKYEPQTKAVLDKFSPRLKDKTVALMVGGLRPRHVVPAFHDLGMRLIGTGYEFGHNDDYKRTTHYIEDGTLIYDDVSAYEFEHFVKELKPDLIASGIKEKYVFQKMALPFRQMHSWDYSGPYHGYDGFAIFARDMDLALNSPTWGLIGAPWKK
- the nifK gene encoding nitrogenase molybdenum-iron protein subunit beta, with protein sequence MPQDNIDQIQDHVTLFHQEEYQQLFAGKKEFEGGHSPEEVARIAEWTKTWEYREQNFSREALTVNPAKACQPLGAILAAVGFEGTLPFVHGSQGCVAYFRSHFTRHFKEPFSAVSSSMTEDAAVFGGQNNMIEGLATSYNLYKPKMIAVCTTCMAEVIGDDLQAFINNSKAANSVPQDYPVPYAHTPSFVGSHITGYDNMMKGILSNLTEGKKAETTNGKINFIPGFETYIGNLREVKRIAELMGINYTLLADNSEYLDSPNTGEYKMYPGGTPLTEAADSINAEATIALQSYSTTKTRDYINSEWKQPTYVNRPIGIRGTDEFLMKLSALTGKPIPAELEDERGRAVDALTDSQSWLHGKRVAMYGDPDLVIGLTQFLLEIGAEPVHILVSNSNNAFEAELQAILDASPFGKGATIWGGKDLWHLRSLLFTEPVDLLIGNSYGKYLWRDTKTPLVRIGYPIFDRHHLHRYSTYGYQGAINLLNWIVNTLLDELDRNTIIPSKTDISYDLIR
- a CDS encoding Mo-dependent nitrogenase C-terminal domain-containing protein, encoding MATLLHTHDIHSHNHQFVPQKNRGIDLLFPLRRWVDGLAVNNRQIAHWICQVIPCCCPFERDINLFGNTYHIPPLCKLNPLYNELVGLRFRALSYLADVCLEDITPYIC
- the nifE gene encoding nitrogenase iron-molybdenum cofactor biosynthesis protein NifE; translated protein: MKITPGKINELLSEPGCEHNHKPGEKKKKACQQQAEPGAAQGGCAFDGAMITLVPITDVAHLVHGPIACAGNSWGSRGSLSSGSHIYKMGFTTDLSENDVIFGGEKKLYTAILDVQQRYQPAAVFVYSTCVTALIGDDLDAVCAAAAKKLGTPVIPINSPGFIGSKNLGNRVGGESLLEYVIGTAEPEFTTPFDINLIGEYNIAGELWEVLPLFEKLGIRVLSKMSGDARYHEICYAHRAKLNVTICSKALINIARKMEERYGIPYIEESFYGVEDINRCLRNIAQKLGDLSLQTKVEQLIAEETEKLNTELAYYRERLKGKRVVLYTGGVKSWSIISAAKDLGMEVVATSTKKSTEEDKAKIRTLLGAEGILMEKGNAAELIKVIAQTKADMLIAGGRNQYTALKAKIPFLDINQERHHSYAGYTGMVAMARELEEALYSPIWSQVRQPAPWDLEEVL
- the nifN gene encoding nitrogenase iron-molybdenum cofactor biosynthesis protein NifN codes for the protein MAAVISRQKSVSVNPLKQSQPLGATLAFLGLKGMMPLLHGSQGCTAFAKVSLVRHFREAIPLATTAMTEVTTILGGEDNIEQAILTLVEKSQPQIIGLCTTGLTETRGDDMEGILKNVRKRHPELYDLPIVFVSAPDFRGALQDGFAAAVESLMRELPQPGETRPQQVTLLMSSAFSPGDVQELKEITAAFGLIPIVVPNLSASLDGHLDDSYSSVTTGGTTLAELREIGSSVYTLAFGESMRASAQILEKRFGIPFEVFPQISGLGAVDELLQGLSDLSGIAVPEKYRYQRRQLQDAMLDTHFYFGHKRVCLALEPDLLFARVGLLMAMGAEIQAAVTTTKSPILETLPIETVIIGDLEDFEDLASGADLLITNSHGAEISQRLKIPLFRQGFPILDRLGNGYSCSVGYRGTTQLLFELGNLFLSQEESRH